GAGCACTGCGAGCGCGCCCTGGTCAACGTCCATCATCTGGTCCAGATCGACCTGGAACAGGTGCATCCCGACACCCTGCGGGGCCGCTTCGACCGCGCCCTGATGCTTCAGGCGGAACGTCGCCTTCTGCGCCGTCTGCGGCATTTCCGTGCCTGCACCGAGCGCCTAGTCCCCCGCATTCGCCAGCTCAATCCCCAAGCGCGGATCACCACCATCCCCGTCGGCCTGGACGCCAGCCTGTACCCGTACATAGCGGATGACCAGCGCTCCGGCGAACCGGTCGTCAGCATCATCGGGAACATGGGGTGGTATCCGACTTCCTCGGCCGCCCGCCGCCTGCTGGATCGGCTTTGGCCAGCGATCAAAAAGCGTGTGCCGACGGCCCGCCTGCAAATCGTGGGCTGGAACGCCAAAAGCGTCCTGCGCGGCTATTTGGGACAGCCCGATGTCAGTATCGAGGAAAACGTACCGGACACCCGGCCCTATTTCGAGCGGACCGCCGTGTTGCTGTACGCTCCGGCGCGCGGCAGCGGCATGAAGATCAAGATTCTGGAAGCGTTCGCTTACGGCGTGCCGGTGGTCACGACCGCGGAAGGGGTGGAGGGTCTGCCCGCCCAGGACGGCCTCCAGGCCGGCATCTGTGACGAGGACGCCGGCTTGATCGAACGCACTGTCGCCCTGCTGAAGGACCCCGCGGCGCAGAACCGGCAGCGTGCCGCCGCCCGGCAACTGCTGGAAACCCACTGCCACCCGCAAGTCACCGGATCCGCCCTGGAAGCCCTTTACCAGCAAATGCTCGCCGAGCGATGAAAACCATCGCCTCTGACCGTCCCAACATCATTCAGGGGAACCGAATCAACCTGAGCAGCACTTCCTGGGTTAAAGTTACAGTGACCATGTCATGGCATTCCCATTTGCTGCTGCTCCCTATCTGCTTCAATGCCCGCCGGGAGAGGGTGTTCGATGTCCGCTGAGGGGGGCAGCCGGCGTCAGCCGCCACGTCCGTGGGTGGTGACGGGGGTGGCGGGCTTTCTCGGTTCGCATGTCGCCGAGCGGCTCTTGGCGCAAGGCGTGCCCGTCGTGGGGGTGGACAACTTCTCCGGTGGGAAGCGAGAGTTGGCGGCGGCGTGCGCGGCCCACCCGCACTTCACCCTCGTCGAGCAGGACCTATGCGAAGCGGCAGCGCTGCGGGCGCTCCTGGTCCAGCACCGCCCGGCGGCGGTCGTACATCTGGCGGCCCTCCATTACATCCCGGCCTGCCAGGCGGACCCGGTGGGTACCATCCGCCTCAACGTCCTGGGCACGCAATGCGTCCTGGCGGCGGCGCGGGCCGCGGCGGCGGAACGCTTCTTCTTCGCCAGCACCGGCGAGGTGTACGCGCCCAGTGATCAACCCCATCAGGAAGACGCTTCCCCTCTCGGCCCGTTCACGCTCTACGGCCTTTCCAAGCTCATGGGGGAGCAGTTGC
This window of the Thermogemmata fonticola genome carries:
- a CDS encoding glycosyltransferase family 4 protein is translated as MSPLRIVLVMIEAPVPFGNAAARWFYVLLRELTARGHQVTALAACSKASEMEEARQLFPAPQYDLRLYPFPQRRGWRAKLATLRRPYSYMFSETLQEDLRAELARGFDILHLEQLWSGWLGLEHCERALVNVHHLVQIDLEQVHPDTLRGRFDRALMLQAERRLLRRLRHFRACTERLVPRIRQLNPQARITTIPVGLDASLYPYIADDQRSGEPVVSIIGNMGWYPTSSAARRLLDRLWPAIKKRVPTARLQIVGWNAKSVLRGYLGQPDVSIEENVPDTRPYFERTAVLLYAPARGSGMKIKILEAFAYGVPVVTTAEGVEGLPAQDGLQAGICDEDAGLIERTVALLKDPAAQNRQRAAARQLLETHCHPQVTGSALEALYQQMLAER
- a CDS encoding NAD-dependent epimerase/dehydratase family protein, with protein sequence MSAEGGSRRQPPRPWVVTGVAGFLGSHVAERLLAQGVPVVGVDNFSGGKRELAAACAAHPHFTLVEQDLCEAAALRALLVQHRPAAVVHLAALHYIPACQADPVGTIRLNVLGTQCVLAAARAAAAERFFFASTGEVYAPSDQPHQEDASPLGPFTLYGLSKLMGEQLLALEARERPCAVFVIGRLFNLYGPRETNPHILPEILEQLRRAPEEPLRLGNLWPKRDLVPVADAARAVVELVERCPPGVTTVNIGSGVAVSMQEVLALLGQLRGQPVNIQTDPAKVRPVERPHLQADVTRLRHLLGWTPSRDLARGLAELLRQEGLL